One window of the Runella slithyformis DSM 19594 genome contains the following:
- a CDS encoding type 1 glutamine amidotransferase domain-containing protein: MTTEIKSYVHFHGAPTKGKILMVAGSPAVSQQTGWPIGFWAAELTHPLRVFQEAGYEVEVVSTEGGALFMDSYSNPTDASGYSAHDVISLGYLQQPAFNELLANTQKLTEVNPTDYDAIFLVGGQGPMYTFRGNKDLEKLFAAFYESGKPSAAVCHSTTLLLEAKTSTGELIVKGKTWTGFANAEEEFADQAVGIKIQPYRIEDEARSLKDTTFKVAEAFSSYAIQDGNLITGQQQNSGAAAAVLLVNALAK; this comes from the coding sequence ATGACAACGGAAATAAAAAGTTACGTACACTTTCACGGTGCCCCCACGAAGGGTAAGATCTTAATGGTAGCCGGCAGTCCGGCGGTCTCTCAACAAACGGGCTGGCCCATTGGTTTTTGGGCCGCCGAATTGACCCACCCGCTCCGGGTATTTCAGGAAGCAGGGTACGAGGTGGAAGTGGTGTCGACGGAAGGCGGCGCGCTCTTTATGGATTCGTATTCCAACCCAACCGACGCGAGCGGCTACTCCGCGCACGATGTCATATCGCTGGGATACCTGCAACAACCGGCCTTCAACGAATTATTGGCCAATACTCAAAAATTGACCGAGGTTAACCCCACCGATTACGATGCCATCTTTTTGGTAGGCGGTCAGGGACCAATGTATACCTTTCGTGGCAATAAAGACCTTGAAAAACTTTTTGCCGCTTTTTATGAATCGGGCAAGCCGAGCGCAGCGGTCTGCCACTCTACAACGTTGCTGCTGGAGGCCAAAACATCGACCGGAGAACTGATCGTCAAAGGTAAAACATGGACGGGCTTTGCCAATGCCGAAGAAGAGTTTGCGGACCAGGCCGTAGGCATAAAAATCCAACCCTATCGCATTGAAGACGAGGCCCGTAGCCTGAAAGACACCACCTTCAAAGTAGCCGAGGCGTTCTCGTCCTACGCCATTCAGGACGGGAACCTTATCACCGGGCAACAGCAAAATTCAGGGGCCGCGGCGGCAGTATTGTTGGTCAACGCATTGGCAAAATGA
- a CDS encoding GxxExxY protein, whose translation MTENDISYVIRGCIFKVYNNLGPGLLESAYEAALLYELENAGLNVKNQFGLPMVYESVKVDIGYRLDLLVENKVIIELKSVEMLLDVHHKQLITYLKLSGLKLGILVNFNSDDISKSIFRKVNGL comes from the coding sequence ATGACCGAAAATGACATTTCCTACGTGATAAGAGGCTGTATCTTTAAAGTGTACAATAACTTAGGCCCGGGGCTTTTGGAGTCCGCCTATGAAGCGGCTCTTTTGTATGAACTGGAAAACGCCGGATTGAATGTCAAAAATCAATTCGGTTTGCCAATGGTGTACGAAAGCGTCAAAGTTGACATTGGGTACCGACTTGATCTATTGGTCGAAAACAAGGTCATTATTGAGCTGAAATCGGTTGAAATGTTGTTGGATGTTCATCATAAACAGCTTATCACATACCTTAAACTTTCCGGTCTTAAACTCGGGATTTTGGTAAATTTCAATTCGGATGATATTTCTAAAAGTATCTTTCGGAAAGTGAATGGATTGTAA
- a CDS encoding VOC family protein, with amino-acid sequence MNAIQWFEIPALDLERAFTFYSEILHGNVRKGTFGDGELILFNVPFNTGEAVGGSIVARPDLIPTTEGPILYLNTFGKLSEAVNKVENAGGKVLVPRLDLGKFGFSAIIIDSEGNRIGLLSNEP; translated from the coding sequence ATGAATGCAATCCAATGGTTTGAAATCCCCGCCCTGGACCTGGAACGGGCTTTTACCTTTTATTCAGAAATCCTTCACGGCAATGTACGAAAGGGTACGTTTGGCGACGGAGAGTTGATTCTCTTCAATGTACCCTTCAACACCGGTGAAGCCGTGGGAGGTTCGATTGTAGCCCGTCCGGACCTGATCCCCACTACCGAGGGGCCCATTCTTTACTTAAATACTTTCGGTAAATTGAGTGAAGCCGTCAATAAGGTAGAAAATGCCGGCGGAAAAGTTCTCGTCCCGAGGTTGGATTTAGGAAAATTCGGCTTTTCGGCCATTATTATCGACAGCGAAGGCAACCGTATCGGTTTACTTTCCAATGAACCGTAA
- a CDS encoding DUF481 domain-containing protein, producing the protein MRGPTALAQLNESDTLRFQLRTSLTDSYQQGNVALLTVRGRLDFSSRIHNDWAVKSQNSGLYQEFSRIKADNDVFSRNFLYYKPFRKVYPFAIGFVSANYRRKLDFRYFVGAGGTVQLIQRRHHALKASAGIVRESSHFLNSVYTLPVCNGNRIINVWRMTARAMGKHEVARTFRLFYDFYWQPALSNARNYRWQTDVGLEFPIWKGLAVNLLYLYTYENMVVETIKQQDQLLTFGVSFTKNIP; encoded by the coding sequence TTGCGCGGGCCGACAGCCTTAGCCCAACTCAATGAAAGTGATACGCTGCGTTTTCAGTTGAGAACTTCCCTGACGGACAGCTATCAGCAGGGAAATGTAGCACTGCTGACGGTGCGGGGACGTCTGGACTTTTCATCCCGTATCCATAACGACTGGGCGGTAAAATCACAAAATTCGGGCTTATACCAAGAATTCAGTCGCATCAAAGCTGATAATGATGTTTTCAGTCGTAACTTTCTGTATTATAAACCCTTTCGAAAAGTGTATCCTTTTGCCATCGGATTTGTATCGGCCAACTACCGACGTAAATTGGATTTTCGGTACTTTGTCGGAGCGGGCGGCACGGTGCAGCTTATCCAACGTCGGCACCATGCGCTTAAAGCTTCTGCGGGGATCGTGCGGGAATCTTCGCATTTTTTAAACAGCGTCTATACGCTTCCGGTTTGTAATGGCAATCGCATCATCAACGTGTGGCGCATGACGGCCCGGGCTATGGGCAAACACGAAGTGGCCCGTACATTTCGTCTCTTTTACGATTTTTACTGGCAACCGGCCTTAAGCAATGCCCGGAATTATCGTTGGCAGACGGACGTCGGACTGGAATTCCCGATTTGGAAAGGATTGGCCGTAAATCTTTTATATTTGTATACGTATGAAAATATGGTGGTTGAAACGATAAAACAACAGGACCAATTACTGACCTTTGGAGTATCGTTTACCAAAAATATCCCTTAA
- a CDS encoding bestrophin family protein: MIVKKNFDLRIVFWNIRYETGITLVIASAIWLLHRYEAIDVALPFSVAAILGSALAIFIAFRNQSAYGRWWEARTIWGGIINNSRIFARQIIANTDNAVAIGKAAPEVAEAYKKEMVYRQIAFAHALRLHLRRQTQWEEVQPLLSDNEFMDFQKAQNKPNWLLHTQGVRLKEAMRMELLGAFDNISMEPNLAAFNNWQGACERIKNTPLPRNYHYFTRLFLYTFIFIIPFCLIGDFTKMGIDHLVPPVSFLLCFVFSVMNRVGEINEEPFEDHIQDIPMTALCNTIERDLKEQLGETDLPKKLEPVNGYLY, encoded by the coding sequence ATGATTGTAAAGAAGAACTTCGACCTCCGTATTGTTTTTTGGAATATTCGTTATGAAACCGGCATCACGCTTGTGATTGCTTCCGCGATTTGGCTGCTGCACAGATACGAAGCCATTGACGTAGCGCTGCCGTTCAGCGTAGCGGCTATTCTGGGTTCGGCATTGGCTATTTTTATTGCTTTTCGCAACCAGAGCGCGTACGGTCGCTGGTGGGAAGCCCGCACGATCTGGGGCGGCATCATCAACAACAGTCGGATCTTTGCCCGTCAGATCATTGCCAATACCGACAATGCCGTGGCCATCGGTAAGGCCGCTCCGGAGGTAGCCGAAGCCTATAAAAAAGAAATGGTGTACCGTCAGATCGCCTTTGCCCACGCGCTGCGACTGCATTTGAGACGACAAACCCAATGGGAGGAAGTACAGCCTTTGCTCAGTGACAATGAATTTATGGATTTTCAAAAGGCACAAAACAAACCTAATTGGCTCCTGCACACGCAGGGAGTCCGTCTCAAAGAAGCCATGCGAATGGAACTGCTCGGTGCGTTTGATAACATCAGCATGGAGCCCAATCTGGCCGCATTCAACAATTGGCAGGGTGCGTGCGAGCGCATCAAAAACACGCCTTTACCGCGCAATTATCATTATTTTACGCGCCTTTTTCTGTACACGTTTATCTTTATTATTCCGTTTTGCCTGATCGGCGATTTTACCAAAATGGGCATTGATCACCTGGTTCCGCCGGTCAGTTTTTTGCTTTGCTTTGTCTTTTCGGTCATGAATCGCGTGGGAGAGATCAACGAAGAGCCTTTTGAAGACCACATTCAGGACATTCCGATGACGGCCCTTTGCAATACCATAGAACGTGATTTAAAGGAGCAATTGGGCGAAACCGATTTGCCGAAAAAACTCGAACCTGTCAACGGGTATTTATACTGA
- a CDS encoding TMEM175 family protein, producing the protein MLSKNRIEAFSDGVIAIIITIMVFDLKIPELAEHFTDAELHKALWGIVPKLAAYTLSFIVVAIMWLNHHSLFDKIPHSTSKLVWYNAFLLFGMSLIPLPTAFLASHPFLPEASMLYGLVLGFTALGFTFLRAYAQGKAKLISYNQLVQRSNIIGTSLYLLSAPLAFVSVYLSFAIFIGIPLWYFLPDKFQK; encoded by the coding sequence ATGCTGAGCAAAAACCGCATAGAAGCCTTCAGCGACGGCGTCATCGCCATTATCATTACGATCATGGTGTTTGATCTGAAAATCCCTGAATTAGCTGAACACTTCACCGATGCCGAGCTGCATAAGGCCTTATGGGGTATTGTCCCCAAATTGGCGGCGTATACGCTGAGCTTTATCGTCGTAGCCATTATGTGGCTTAACCACCATTCACTCTTTGACAAAATTCCCCACAGCACCTCGAAATTGGTTTGGTACAACGCATTTTTACTCTTCGGTATGTCACTGATACCGTTGCCCACTGCCTTTCTGGCGTCCCACCCTTTCCTGCCGGAAGCATCCATGCTTTATGGGTTGGTCTTGGGTTTTACTGCCCTTGGATTTACTTTTCTGCGGGCCTATGCACAGGGGAAAGCCAAACTTATTTCGTATAATCAATTGGTGCAGCGCAGCAACATCATTGGCACAAGCCTGTATTTACTTTCGGCACCGCTAGCGTTTGTGTCCGTTTATTTATCATTTGCAATTTTTATCGGTATCCCGCTTTGGTACTTTCTGCCGGATAAATTTCAGAAGTAA